In one Vanacampus margaritifer isolate UIUO_Vmar chromosome 11, RoL_Vmar_1.0, whole genome shotgun sequence genomic region, the following are encoded:
- the uchl3 gene encoding ubiquitin carboxyl-terminal hydrolase isozyme L3 has protein sequence MSFPTWLPLEANPEVMTKFVSSLGMKQTWQFGDVYGLDPDMLSMVPRPVRAVLLLFPITEKYETFKQEEEERLRSERQEVSPDVYFMRQTIGNACGTIGLIHAVANNLTHLEFESDSVLKKFVDRTCKMNPQERGVSLETDESIRVTHESSAQEGQTEAPSIDEKVNLHFIAFVNVGGQLYELDGRKPFPILHGKTTEDTLLEDASEVCKTFMARDPQEVRFTIIALSKDSY, from the exons ATGAGTTTCCCAACCTGGTTGCCTCTGGAGGCTAATCCCGAA GTCATGACGAAG TTTGTCAGTTCTTTGGGCATGAAGCAAACCTGGCAGTTCGGAGACGTATATGGATTGGATCCAGATATGCTCAGCATGGTGCCAAGACCTGTTCGTGCTGTGCTGCTCCTCTTCCCCATCACAGAGAAG TATGAAACATTCaagcaagaagaggaagagcgACTGAGGAGTGAGCGGCAGGAAGTGTCCCCCGATGTCTATTTCATGAGGCAAACGATCGGTAACGCGTGCGGCACAATAGGACTGATTCACGCCGTAGCCAACAACCTCACACACTTGGAATTTG agtCTGACTCGGTTCTGAAGAAGTTTGTCGATCGTACCTGTAAAATGAATCCGCAGGAAAGAGGTGTCTCCCTGGAGACAGATGAG AGTATACGTGTCACGCATGAATCCAGTGCACAGGAGGGACAGACTGAG GCTCCAAGCATAGACGAGAAAGTCAACCTTCACTTTATAGCTTTTGTGAATGTCGGAGGGCAATTGTATGAATTAG ATGGTCGTAAACCCTTCCCAATTCTTCACGGGAAAACAACGGAAGATACCCTCCTTGAG GATGCTTCGGAGGTTTGTAAGACCTTCATGGCCCGCGACCCGCAGGAGGTCCGCTTCACCATCATCGCCCTCTCCAAAGATTCTTATTGA